In a genomic window of Ochrobactrum sp. Marseille-Q0166:
- a CDS encoding TonB-dependent receptor codes for MVFPVNIRSVSSVSVATFSQLMLSSALAGLVVLSPHTMTAFAQTTQGTKSFDIPAQSLSSALDVFAGQSGLSVTIAPDVARSLRSRPVKGNLSSAQALQIMLAGTGIPVRVTQNGQAVIGDVNAGGGIAADGSLVLAPILINTGGSKGNVPPAYAGGQVATGSRVGLLGNKDVLSTPFSTVSYTRDYMENRQAKDIGSVIGATDPSIYVSNTSNIYETFYIRGFAGAADDVSYNGLIGMAPNMRGSTEFAERIEVLKGPSAFLNGMPPGGSVGGSVNIVPKRAQDDPITRLTTTYASDSQWGVHADFGRRFGANNEWGIRFNGVLRDGNTAIENEKHSMKIGSVALDWRGERARFSVDYYKQREDMDGVNYFGLSIAPGVTRLPRPLNGKHSLAAPWSFNKNDTDTVVLKGEYDITDAITAYASWGRRSGGYDSLITRNVLMDDNGTMAISGNRQVSDGTQYSGEIGLRGELATGSIDHEWNLSATRFTSKNTFTTLSLPNLALTNYYNIDFGPAPDVSAFANMGPYAGIEQKLTGVAFSDTMSLFDERLLVTAGARYQRVENQQYLLPSHMMAVDYDESRVTPAVGVLYKATDNISVYANYIQGLSQGEAAPVGADNFGTMLKPYKTEQYEAGVKWDIGTVTTTLSMFQISKPNAYVDPVTNLFGANGEQRNRGVELSVYGELASGLRMLGGISYIDAKLRDTANIAERGNKALGTPSFMAKMGLEYDVASIQGLTVTGNINHVGKRYVNNTNTLSVPSYTTLDLGLRYLTKVADKPLTLRASVLNVTNESYWGWSSLSGGLGKPRTFLLSASVDF; via the coding sequence ATGGTTTTTCCTGTGAATATCCGGTCAGTCTCATCTGTGAGCGTTGCCACATTTTCCCAACTTATGTTGTCCAGCGCGCTTGCCGGTTTGGTGGTGCTCAGCCCCCATACGATGACCGCATTTGCCCAAACGACTCAGGGCACAAAGAGTTTTGATATTCCGGCGCAATCTTTGTCCTCAGCGCTGGATGTTTTTGCCGGTCAGTCAGGTTTGTCTGTTACGATTGCGCCGGATGTTGCGCGCTCTCTCCGGTCAAGGCCTGTCAAGGGAAATCTCTCTTCCGCGCAGGCTTTACAGATAATGCTGGCGGGCACCGGTATTCCGGTACGCGTTACTCAAAACGGTCAGGCTGTAATCGGTGATGTTAATGCGGGTGGCGGTATTGCTGCTGATGGCTCGTTAGTACTTGCCCCAATTCTGATTAATACAGGCGGTAGTAAAGGGAATGTTCCGCCGGCTTATGCTGGCGGGCAGGTTGCCACTGGCAGCCGCGTTGGTTTACTGGGCAATAAGGATGTGCTCTCCACGCCGTTCAGCACAGTTTCCTATACCAGAGACTATATGGAAAACCGGCAGGCCAAGGATATTGGCTCAGTGATTGGCGCAACTGATCCGTCAATTTATGTTTCCAATACATCCAATATATATGAAACATTTTATATTCGCGGATTTGCGGGCGCTGCCGATGATGTGAGCTATAACGGGCTGATTGGCATGGCGCCGAATATGCGCGGCTCAACAGAATTTGCCGAGCGTATTGAAGTGCTCAAAGGCCCTTCAGCATTTCTGAATGGCATGCCTCCGGGCGGCAGTGTCGGCGGCAGTGTGAATATTGTGCCGAAACGTGCGCAGGACGATCCTATTACGCGTCTTACAACCACCTATGCTTCCGACAGCCAGTGGGGCGTGCATGCTGATTTTGGCAGACGCTTTGGCGCGAATAATGAATGGGGTATCCGTTTTAATGGTGTGCTGCGTGACGGCAATACTGCCATTGAAAATGAAAAACACAGCATGAAAATCGGCTCTGTGGCGCTGGACTGGCGCGGTGAGCGGGCGCGCTTCTCGGTTGATTATTACAAGCAGCGGGAAGATATGGATGGCGTGAATTATTTCGGTTTGTCCATTGCCCCAGGTGTTACGAGATTGCCTCGGCCGCTCAATGGCAAGCACTCGTTGGCAGCCCCGTGGTCATTCAATAAAAATGACACGGATACCGTGGTGCTGAAGGGCGAATATGATATTACGGATGCCATTACTGCCTATGCTTCATGGGGGCGGCGCAGCGGTGGTTACGATTCCCTGATCACCCGTAATGTTCTTATGGATGATAATGGAACTATGGCTATTTCAGGCAATCGTCAGGTGTCTGATGGTACGCAATATTCCGGTGAAATCGGCTTGCGTGGTGAGCTTGCGACCGGCAGTATCGACCATGAATGGAACCTGTCAGCAACACGCTTTACATCAAAAAACACTTTCACCACATTGTCGCTGCCTAATTTGGCACTGACCAATTATTATAATATTGATTTTGGTCCCGCTCCTGATGTTAGCGCTTTTGCAAATATGGGTCCATATGCCGGGATTGAACAAAAGCTCACCGGTGTCGCATTTTCCGATACAATGAGCCTGTTTGATGAGCGGTTGCTGGTGACTGCAGGTGCGCGATATCAGAGGGTTGAAAACCAGCAATATCTGTTACCAAGCCATATGATGGCCGTGGACTATGATGAAAGCCGTGTGACGCCTGCTGTTGGTGTGCTGTATAAGGCAACAGATAATATCTCTGTTTATGCCAATTATATTCAGGGATTGAGCCAAGGGGAGGCTGCACCTGTGGGGGCAGACAATTTTGGCACTATGCTTAAACCATATAAAACCGAGCAATATGAAGCCGGTGTGAAATGGGATATTGGCACGGTAACCACCACGCTCAGCATGTTCCAGATCAGCAAGCCGAATGCGTATGTTGATCCGGTAACAAATCTGTTCGGCGCCAATGGTGAACAGCGCAACCGTGGTGTGGAACTCTCCGTCTATGGTGAGCTGGCTTCCGGCCTGCGTATGCTCGGTGGTATTTCCTATATTGATGCCAAGCTGAGAGATACTGCCAATATTGCTGAAAGGGGCAATAAGGCTCTAGGTACGCCGTCCTTCATGGCCAAGATGGGGCTTGAATATGATGTGGCGTCTATTCAGGGTCTGACTGTTACCGGTAACATCAATCATGTCGGCAAGCGTTATGTGAATAATACTAATACGCTTTCGGTACCTTCCTACACCACGCTCGATCTCGGTTTGCGTTATCTGACCAAAGTGGCTGACAAGCCTCTGACATTGCGCGCAAGTGTGCTCAATGTGACCAATGAATCCTATTGGGGATGGAGCAGCCTGAGCGGCGGTCTGGGTAAACCGAGAACATTCCTGCTGTCTGCATCGGTTGATTTCTGA